A genomic stretch from Algoriphagus halophilus includes:
- a CDS encoding glutathione peroxidase: protein MKKLVFLLALVTLFSCQRTLERPEVLQAGFFTPTSIPMESTFYDFKMKDLDGKEIDFSQYKGKKLLIVNVASKCGYTPQYAALQELNEKYGDKVQVLGFPANNFGGQEPGSNEEIKSFCSENYGVTFPVFEKISVKGFDKHPLYRWLSDEKMNGWNNQEPTWNFCKYLIDEKGELLKFFPSAVTPLDEEILTAIGA, encoded by the coding sequence ATGAAAAAACTAGTATTTTTACTCGCACTTGTCACTCTTTTCTCTTGTCAAAGGACCCTTGAAAGACCTGAAGTCTTACAGGCTGGTTTTTTTACTCCTACCTCTATTCCTATGGAAAGCACGTTTTACGATTTTAAAATGAAGGATCTTGACGGCAAGGAAATTGACTTTAGCCAATACAAAGGTAAGAAGCTATTGATTGTCAATGTAGCATCCAAATGCGGCTATACCCCTCAATATGCGGCACTTCAGGAATTGAATGAGAAATATGGGGACAAGGTCCAGGTGTTAGGCTTTCCTGCCAACAACTTCGGTGGTCAAGAACCTGGATCCAATGAAGAAATAAAGAGTTTCTGCTCTGAAAATTATGGCGTTACTTTCCCGGTATTTGAGAAAATTTCGGTAAAAGGATTTGATAAGCATCCTTTGTACCGTTGGTTGAGTGATGAGAAAATGAATGGCTGGAACAACCAGGAGCCTACCTGGAATTTTTGCAAATACCTAATTGATGAGAAAGGCGAACTTCTTAAATTCTTTCCTTCAGCCGTAACACCTTTGGACGAAGAAATCCTAACAGCTATTGGAGCTTAA
- the argS gene encoding arginine--tRNA ligase, translating into MNIQESIISGIQLAFQNIYNHDVSTEQLSLAPTRKEFEGTYTFVVFPYLKVTQSTPEATANQIGEYLKANVAVVSGFNVVKGFLNLELNQLIWLEVFKELYANKDLGQLPANGQKVMVEYSSPNTNKPLHLGHLRNNFLGFSVAEILKANGYEVTKANLVNDRGIHICKSMVAYQHWGNGETPDSSGLKGDHLAGKYYVIFDKEYKKEIEGLVASGQSQEEAKKNAPLLLEAQEMLRKWEANDEEVVTLWKQMNTWVYDGFAKTYEKMGVDFDKFYYESDTYLLGKDIVEEGLEKGVFFKKENGSVWVDLTEEGLDEKLVLRGDGTSVYITQDMGTADLKYNDFKLDKSVYVVGNEQDYHFDVLFKIMRKLGRPYGDGLYHLSYGMVDLPSGKMKSREGTVVDADDLMQEMVDTAAHHTKELGKIDGFNEQQAEELYETLGLGALKYFLLKVDPKKRMLFNPQESIEFQGNTGPFIQYSHARIKSILRKAEQIGVDYQHPDFSDISSLEESESSLIFLLGEFHKKIKMAGEEYSPAVIAQYLFDLAKEYNRFYADLPIFHENNHSILAFRVALSALTAATIKKGMSLLGINVPERM; encoded by the coding sequence ATGAATATACAAGAATCAATTATTAGCGGCATTCAGCTAGCTTTTCAGAATATTTACAATCACGATGTTTCAACGGAGCAATTAAGTTTGGCCCCCACCAGGAAAGAGTTTGAAGGAACCTATACGTTTGTTGTATTTCCCTATTTAAAAGTTACTCAATCAACTCCTGAAGCTACCGCAAATCAGATAGGAGAATATTTAAAAGCAAATGTTGCTGTGGTTTCTGGCTTCAATGTGGTGAAAGGATTCTTGAATCTTGAATTGAATCAGTTAATCTGGCTGGAAGTATTCAAGGAATTATATGCTAATAAAGACCTTGGGCAATTACCTGCCAATGGACAGAAAGTGATGGTCGAATATTCCTCGCCCAACACGAATAAACCGTTGCATTTAGGACATTTAAGAAATAATTTTTTAGGGTTTTCAGTGGCTGAAATCCTAAAGGCAAATGGCTATGAAGTCACCAAAGCCAACTTGGTCAATGATCGTGGCATCCATATCTGTAAATCCATGGTCGCTTATCAGCACTGGGGCAATGGAGAGACTCCAGACTCTTCTGGATTAAAGGGTGATCACTTGGCAGGAAAGTACTATGTGATTTTCGACAAAGAATACAAAAAGGAAATAGAAGGATTAGTTGCCTCTGGTCAATCTCAGGAGGAGGCAAAAAAGAATGCCCCCTTGCTTTTGGAAGCACAGGAAATGCTTAGAAAATGGGAAGCGAATGACGAGGAGGTAGTCACTCTTTGGAAACAAATGAACACCTGGGTTTATGATGGCTTTGCCAAAACCTATGAAAAAATGGGCGTCGATTTTGATAAATTTTATTACGAATCCGACACCTATCTTTTAGGGAAAGACATTGTGGAAGAAGGCCTGGAAAAAGGAGTCTTTTTCAAAAAAGAAAATGGTTCTGTTTGGGTAGACCTTACGGAGGAGGGCTTAGATGAAAAATTAGTCCTAAGAGGTGATGGAACTTCTGTGTACATCACCCAAGACATGGGAACTGCTGATTTGAAATACAATGATTTCAAGTTGGACAAATCAGTCTATGTGGTAGGAAATGAACAAGATTACCATTTTGATGTGCTCTTCAAAATCATGAGAAAACTAGGGCGTCCTTATGGCGATGGTTTATATCACTTGTCCTATGGAATGGTAGATCTACCTTCTGGAAAAATGAAATCCAGGGAAGGGACTGTCGTAGACGCTGATGATTTAATGCAGGAAATGGTGGATACAGCTGCACATCATACCAAAGAACTTGGAAAGATTGATGGATTTAATGAGCAGCAGGCAGAGGAACTTTATGAGACCTTGGGTTTAGGAGCTTTGAAATATTTCTTACTGAAAGTAGACCCTAAGAAAAGGATGCTGTTCAACCCACAGGAATCCATTGAATTTCAAGGAAATACCGGACCATTCATTCAATATTCCCATGCAAGGATCAAATCCATCTTACGAAAAGCTGAGCAAATTGGGGTAGACTACCAACACCCGGATTTTTCTGACATTTCCTCACTTGAAGAGTCAGAATCAAGTTTGATATTCTTATTGGGAGAATTCCATAAGAAAATAAAAATGGCTGGAGAAGAGTACTCCCCTGCGGTGATTGCCCAGTATTTATTTGATTTAGCGAAGGAATACAATCGTTTTTATGCAGACCTTCCTATATTTCATGAAAACAATCATTCCATTCTTGCCTTCCGGGTTGCATTATCAGCATTAACTGCTGCAACAATCAAGAAAGGAATGAGTTTATTAGGTATCAATGTACCAGAAAGAATGTAA
- a CDS encoding arginase, with translation MRDIKLVEVRSELAAGTRGASMGIDALKVASLDLKSDFFTQFDPINVPDANNYLWKGNKFPHAKYADGVYQVLKNVYSTIESLRMEKKFPIVLAGDHSTAAGTIMGIKAADPSKRLGVIWIDAHADLHTPFTTPSGNMHGMPLAMCARIDNIECQVNEPSEETLVYWNKIKNIGGEFPKIDLQDIVFISVRDTEKPEDHLIKEYGIKNFKTREVREQGVAAIAKQALDVLKDCDQIYISFDVDSLDSSISVGTGTPVADGLTVEEAIQLNAELIKDKRVCCWEIVEVNPTLDSENRMAENAFEVLETTTKSLVDNF, from the coding sequence ATGAGAGATATTAAATTAGTAGAAGTTAGGTCAGAACTTGCTGCAGGAACCCGAGGTGCAAGTATGGGAATAGATGCCTTAAAAGTGGCTAGCCTGGACTTAAAATCAGACTTTTTCACTCAATTTGATCCCATTAACGTTCCTGACGCCAATAATTACCTTTGGAAAGGAAATAAATTTCCACATGCCAAATATGCTGATGGTGTGTATCAGGTTTTAAAAAATGTCTACAGCACCATTGAATCTCTTAGAATGGAGAAAAAATTCCCTATCGTTCTTGCCGGTGATCATAGTACGGCTGCAGGCACCATTATGGGAATCAAAGCTGCTGACCCAAGCAAAAGATTGGGGGTTATTTGGATAGACGCGCATGCAGATCTTCACACTCCATTCACTACTCCTTCTGGAAACATGCATGGGATGCCTTTGGCAATGTGCGCTAGGATTGACAATATAGAATGCCAGGTCAACGAACCCTCAGAAGAGACCTTAGTTTATTGGAATAAAATAAAAAATATTGGGGGCGAATTCCCGAAAATCGATCTCCAGGATATAGTATTTATTTCTGTCAGGGACACAGAAAAACCTGAAGATCATCTGATCAAAGAATATGGAATCAAAAATTTTAAGACAAGGGAAGTCAGAGAGCAAGGAGTAGCTGCCATTGCCAAGCAAGCTTTGGACGTTTTAAAAGATTGTGATCAAATTTACATCTCTTTCGATGTAGATAGCCTGGACAGTTCTATTTCTGTGGGAACAGGGACTCCGGTAGCGGATGGTCTCACCGTGGAAGAAGCAATTCAATTGAATGCCGAATTAATAAAAGACAAAAGAGTTTGTTGTTGGGAAATTGTAGAGGTAAACCCTACCCTAGACTCTGAAAATAGAATGGCCGAAAATGCTTTTGAAGTCTTAGAAACTACTACCAAGTCTTTGGTGGATAATTTCTAG
- a CDS encoding methionine aminotransferase, giving the protein MPIQSKLPEVGTTIFTIMSKMASDYQAINLSQGYPGFNCDPHLIELVYKYMKEGKNQYAPMSGVPLLRERLVEKTKKVYGVDYDSESEVTIVSGATDAIYSAVTSIVKPGDEVILLEPAYDCYAPAIKLCGGIPVYVPLNLPDFSIHWNSVKDALSDKTRLIMVNTPHNPSGYMWTKEDLENLAQLIVDKDIYVISDEVYEHITFDGRKHLSMMTHPVLKERTFVCGSFGKTFHVTGWKIGYCLAPEEMTREFRKVHQFVTFSTATPLQYALAEYLEDEHHYLELPDFYQKKRDLFCEGLRETELLFTPAQGSFFQQVSYGHLSKESDFDLAVRWTKEIGVASIPISVFFKNKNDHKILRFCFAKLDEELEKAIKIIQKSKLF; this is encoded by the coding sequence ATGCCTATACAATCCAAGCTTCCGGAAGTTGGTACAACGATTTTTACCATTATGTCCAAAATGGCATCGGACTATCAAGCCATTAATTTATCCCAAGGTTATCCTGGATTCAATTGTGATCCCCATTTAATTGAATTGGTTTACAAATACATGAAGGAAGGAAAAAACCAATATGCGCCCATGAGTGGCGTACCCCTGTTGAGAGAGAGGCTGGTGGAGAAAACGAAGAAAGTTTATGGAGTTGACTATGATTCAGAATCGGAGGTAACTATTGTTTCGGGAGCTACTGACGCCATTTATTCTGCGGTTACTTCAATTGTAAAACCCGGAGATGAAGTAATCCTGTTGGAACCGGCTTATGATTGTTATGCACCAGCCATAAAATTATGTGGTGGAATTCCAGTGTATGTTCCCTTAAACCTTCCTGATTTTTCGATCCATTGGAATTCTGTAAAGGATGCCCTCTCTGATAAAACAAGATTGATCATGGTCAATACTCCCCATAATCCCTCTGGGTACATGTGGACCAAGGAGGATTTAGAAAATTTAGCTCAACTTATTGTAGATAAGGATATCTATGTGATCAGTGATGAGGTGTATGAGCATATTACCTTTGATGGTAGGAAGCATTTGTCCATGATGACACATCCGGTGCTTAAAGAGCGTACTTTTGTTTGCGGATCATTTGGAAAGACTTTCCATGTGACTGGGTGGAAAATAGGTTATTGTTTGGCTCCTGAGGAAATGACTAGAGAATTTCGAAAGGTGCACCAGTTTGTTACTTTTAGTACAGCGACTCCCTTGCAATATGCCCTTGCTGAATATTTAGAGGATGAACATCACTATTTAGAGCTACCCGATTTTTATCAAAAGAAGCGGGACTTGTTTTGTGAGGGCTTAAGGGAAACTGAACTCTTGTTTACCCCTGCCCAAGGCAGTTTCTTTCAACAGGTTTCCTATGGTCATTTAAGCAAAGAAAGTGATTTTGACTTGGCTGTACGATGGACCAAGGAAATAGGAGTAGCCAGTATTCCGATTTCTGTCTTTTTTAAAAATAAAAATGATCATAAGATCCTTCGGTTTTGCTTTGCAAAATTGGATGAAGAATTAGAAAAGGCGATAAAAATTATTCAAAAGTCAAAATTATTTTAA
- a CDS encoding arginine decarboxylase, whose amino-acid sequence MNRYIDLIQQTFDFPTKEFHVENNELFFNGVNMMDIINEYGTPLKLTYLPKISENIQKAKTYFNNAIKAHDYQGKYTYCYCTKSSHFSFVLDEALKNDIHIETSSTFDIPLVRSLYAKGKITKDTYIICNGFKRELYKQYISELLNDGFVNCVPILDNLSEIDYYLEHVKVPFQVGIRIAADEEPKFGFYTSRLGVRYNDIIRLYEEKIKDHPLVSLKMLHFFINSGIKDTAYYWSELTRFIQKYVDLKKVAPTLDTMDIGGGWPIKTNVFFDYDYQYMADQIVKNIKWMCAKNNTTEPNIFTEFGSFTVGESGAVLYSVLDEKLQNDKELWYMIDGSFITQLPDSWGLNQKYIMLAINNWDETYHNINLGGLTCDSMDYYNSEAHQFNIYLPKPDNGKKQYLGFFHTGAYQESLGGYGGIQHCLIPAPKHVLIDRDEQGNVTHRLFREDQTEESMLKTLGY is encoded by the coding sequence ATGAATAGATACATTGATTTAATTCAACAGACTTTTGATTTTCCTACCAAAGAGTTCCATGTTGAAAACAATGAATTATTTTTTAATGGAGTAAATATGATGGATATCATCAATGAATATGGTACCCCTCTAAAGCTCACTTATCTTCCGAAAATTTCTGAAAACATCCAGAAAGCGAAGACCTATTTTAATAATGCGATTAAGGCGCATGATTACCAAGGGAAATATACCTATTGCTACTGTACCAAGTCCTCTCATTTTAGTTTCGTACTGGATGAGGCCTTAAAGAATGATATCCATATTGAAACTTCTTCCACCTTTGATATCCCATTGGTAAGAAGCTTATATGCTAAAGGTAAAATCACCAAAGACACCTATATCATTTGTAATGGCTTTAAAAGAGAATTGTATAAACAATACATTTCGGAATTGCTCAATGATGGCTTTGTGAATTGCGTGCCAATTCTGGATAATTTAAGTGAGATAGATTATTACCTAGAGCACGTCAAAGTTCCGTTCCAAGTGGGGATTAGAATAGCCGCAGATGAGGAACCCAAGTTCGGATTCTATACTTCTAGATTAGGGGTGAGGTACAATGATATTATCCGATTGTATGAAGAAAAGATCAAGGACCATCCCTTGGTCAGCTTGAAAATGCTTCATTTTTTCATCAACTCGGGAATTAAGGATACTGCCTATTATTGGTCGGAATTGACTCGATTTATCCAAAAATATGTGGATTTGAAAAAAGTGGCGCCTACTTTGGATACCATGGATATTGGTGGGGGCTGGCCCATTAAGACCAATGTGTTTTTCGATTATGATTACCAGTATATGGCTGATCAGATTGTCAAAAACATCAAATGGATGTGTGCCAAAAACAATACTACAGAGCCAAATATTTTTACTGAATTTGGTTCATTTACAGTAGGAGAAAGTGGCGCTGTACTATATTCTGTATTGGATGAAAAACTCCAAAATGATAAGGAACTCTGGTACATGATCGATGGCTCTTTCATCACTCAATTGCCGGACAGTTGGGGGTTAAATCAAAAATACATCATGCTAGCAATCAATAACTGGGATGAAACCTATCATAACATCAACTTGGGTGGATTGACTTGTGATAGTATGGATTATTATAATTCTGAAGCGCATCAATTCAATATTTATCTTCCGAAACCAGATAATGGTAAGAAACAATACTTAGGCTTCTTCCATACTGGGGCCTATCAGGAATCTCTCGGAGGTTATGGGGGAATTCAACATTGCTTGATTCCTGCCCCAAAACATGTGTTGATCGATCGGGATGAACAAGGAAATGTCACCCACAGACTCTTTAGAGAGGATCAAACAGAGGAAAGTATGTTGAAAACATTAGGATACTAA
- a CDS encoding carboxypeptidase-like regulatory domain-containing protein produces MLFRPLQVLFLFFLVLFMVQVNAQTIRGKVIDSRTKEPLQFTNVFINNTTIGTTTDEDGSYTLSRPDLPGTFQLVASFVGYSTSSMEVSIGEGEKKIVDFALDPLASVLTEIELKSRRDKPWERNLKRFQDVFLALPDDPIAGKLELSNPWVLEFEKVKPDKGPNYIQASAQEPLILENDALGYKVTYYLQDYKFYNYKSTFYGLAFFENKTPKDSAQSAEYLLNKQTSYLGSIKHLMRSILLQQVPEQGFNLYETFPEQMNRRRTNTYTIELGESIVPISQDSIRRIPLRNGNFRIIWPKRVEVHFLKKNYRNDYYLDIYHPVGWVEAPLGYFDIDRNGVPIHPTQVVLSGYIGRPRMGRSLPHDYFPPETFENLAAEVDLIKGLINKWENLRESPYLMTNKPYYYPGETVWFGGKMLYKNQFYQDTLSRVLHVDLISEGSEMVLSNQYPIENGGFSGSISLPDSLPQGDYFIRAYTEWMRNYPERDFYLRAFPVLGKGLNIESQEVEQFDFLGDLEFQMKDSIYFESNQQVLEVELSMKDALDELVNAEMMISATNPELVSDMKGQSNFIEAYEWMNQEEKNPLSVIPKFDIEYGISISGNFEKDKKRQPDINPITIVRGDLADYGVVKTDSTGFFRATGLYFFEMDTLSFAALDERGKAYGSIHLKEKTSPLVRGSFPKLRYSIYQVNDRQMYYDSYEDYILLEEFVAEDEKIESLADRFYGYGEPDQVYSREDLDNWPGNTLDQIIGMRFGNGAMGNYNYGLEEGEPLIILDGARYAYNEDETAKDVLQNILTDEVLSMAVYTLNANSFGLAGFAGVIMIETKRGERFSATSDKKFNDTGFQKFPIRGFAEVNSFLNEPSLNRSVVPKPSLYWNPNFKLEGTSSSFKIYVPNGVSKIKIRIEGVTEEGIPFWKTFPINLN; encoded by the coding sequence ATGCTTTTCAGGCCTTTACAGGTTTTATTTTTGTTTTTTCTAGTCTTGTTTATGGTGCAGGTAAATGCCCAAACAATAAGGGGGAAAGTAATTGATTCAAGGACGAAGGAACCACTTCAGTTTACCAATGTTTTTATCAATAATACTACGATAGGTACCACGACCGATGAGGATGGGAGTTATACATTGAGTAGACCTGATTTGCCTGGTACCTTTCAATTAGTTGCTTCATTTGTTGGCTATTCCACAAGTAGTATGGAGGTCTCCATAGGTGAAGGAGAAAAAAAAATTGTGGATTTTGCATTGGATCCATTAGCATCCGTATTAACTGAAATTGAGCTTAAAAGTCGTAGAGATAAACCCTGGGAAAGAAACTTAAAACGTTTTCAAGATGTCTTTTTAGCATTACCTGATGATCCGATTGCTGGGAAATTAGAACTATCCAATCCCTGGGTTTTGGAATTTGAAAAAGTTAAACCCGACAAAGGTCCAAATTACATTCAGGCAAGCGCTCAAGAGCCCTTGATTTTGGAAAATGACGCCTTGGGTTATAAAGTCACTTACTATTTGCAGGATTATAAGTTTTACAATTATAAGTCAACTTTTTATGGTCTTGCATTTTTTGAAAACAAAACTCCAAAAGATAGTGCCCAATCAGCTGAATATCTTCTGAATAAACAAACCAGCTATCTGGGATCGATTAAGCATTTGATGAGATCTATTTTGCTTCAGCAAGTACCCGAACAAGGGTTTAATCTTTACGAAACCTTTCCTGAGCAAATGAATCGTCGACGTACCAATACTTACACCATAGAATTAGGTGAATCCATTGTGCCTATTTCCCAAGATTCCATAAGAAGAATTCCCCTTCGTAATGGGAATTTCAGAATCATTTGGCCAAAAAGAGTGGAGGTGCATTTTTTGAAAAAGAATTATAGAAACGATTATTATCTGGACATCTATCATCCAGTTGGTTGGGTAGAAGCCCCGTTGGGGTATTTTGATATTGACAGGAATGGAGTTCCCATCCACCCCACACAGGTTGTGCTCTCAGGTTATATTGGTCGCCCTAGAATGGGACGGTCTCTTCCACATGATTATTTTCCTCCCGAAACTTTTGAAAATCTTGCCGCAGAAGTGGATTTGATTAAAGGATTGATCAACAAATGGGAAAATCTAAGAGAGTCTCCTTATTTGATGACCAACAAACCCTATTATTATCCGGGAGAAACGGTTTGGTTTGGAGGCAAGATGCTTTATAAAAATCAGTTTTATCAGGACACCCTTAGTAGAGTTTTACATGTAGATCTTATCAGCGAAGGATCTGAGATGGTATTATCAAATCAATATCCAATAGAAAATGGTGGGTTTTCAGGCTCAATTTCTTTACCAGATTCCTTGCCACAAGGAGATTATTTCATTAGGGCATATACTGAATGGATGAGAAATTATCCTGAGAGAGATTTTTATTTGAGGGCTTTTCCTGTTTTAGGCAAAGGTCTAAACATTGAAAGTCAAGAAGTAGAGCAGTTTGATTTTTTGGGTGATTTGGAATTTCAAATGAAGGACTCCATCTATTTTGAGTCGAATCAACAAGTTTTGGAGGTGGAGCTTTCGATGAAAGATGCCCTTGATGAACTGGTAAATGCTGAAATGATGATTTCGGCAACCAACCCAGAACTTGTTTCAGATATGAAAGGACAATCAAATTTCATTGAAGCCTATGAATGGATGAACCAAGAGGAAAAGAACCCGCTTTCAGTGATTCCAAAATTCGATATAGAATATGGAATTTCAATTTCCGGGAATTTTGAAAAAGATAAAAAACGCCAACCGGATATCAATCCCATTACCATTGTAAGAGGTGATTTGGCAGATTATGGGGTAGTTAAAACAGATTCTACCGGGTTTTTTAGAGCCACTGGATTGTATTTTTTTGAAATGGACACGCTTTCATTCGCAGCTCTTGATGAGAGGGGGAAGGCATATGGAAGCATTCATCTGAAAGAAAAAACCAGCCCTCTTGTTCGAGGGTCTTTCCCAAAATTGAGATATAGCATCTATCAGGTCAATGATCGTCAAATGTATTATGATTCTTACGAAGACTATATTCTCCTTGAAGAGTTTGTTGCCGAGGATGAGAAAATCGAATCGCTTGCAGATCGATTCTATGGATATGGAGAGCCAGACCAGGTTTACTCTCGAGAGGACTTAGACAATTGGCCTGGCAATACTCTTGATCAAATAATTGGCATGCGGTTCGGAAATGGTGCTATGGGGAATTATAATTATGGACTGGAGGAAGGTGAGCCACTTATAATTTTAGATGGTGCAAGATATGCTTACAATGAAGATGAAACTGCTAAAGATGTGCTTCAAAATATCCTCACTGATGAAGTACTATCCATGGCAGTTTATACGCTCAATGCCAATTCATTTGGTTTGGCTGGATTTGCGGGGGTCATTATGATTGAAACAAAAAGAGGAGAAAGGTTTTCAGCGACAAGTGATAAGAAATTTAATGATACAGGCTTTCAGAAATTTCCAATACGTGGTTTTGCTGAAGTCAATTCATTTTTGAATGAGCCCTCATTAAATAGGTCTGTAGTACCCAAACCATCATTGTATTGGAACCCTAATTTCAAACTTGAAGGTACTAGTTCAAGCTTCAAAATCTATGTTCCAAATGGGGTGAGTAAGATCAAAATAAGAATCGAAGGGGTGACTGAAGAAGGAATACCATTTTGGAAAACCTTCCCCATAAATTTAAATTGA
- a CDS encoding 3-ketoacyl-ACP reductase — MKPVALITGGSRGIGLGIAKKLAEAGYDLGINGVRPESDAKENLDALKSLGSNVVYLQGNIAEKSDREAIVQGMKNNFGKIDVLVNNAGVAPRNRCDVLEVTEEDYDHLMNINEKGTFFLTQEIAKWMLELKDSHPDWEGFIINITSVSAALASPTRAAYCMSKASLSMFSKTMAVRMAPHGISVYEIRPGFVDTDMIEKVRATYLELVKTGATLEPRIGKPEDIGKVVASLVKGGFPYSTGQIINVDGGLTIERM, encoded by the coding sequence ATGAAACCAGTTGCGTTAATTACGGGAGGTTCCCGGGGAATTGGATTAGGCATCGCCAAAAAACTTGCTGAAGCCGGATATGACTTGGGAATCAATGGTGTAAGACCTGAGTCTGACGCCAAAGAAAACTTAGATGCTTTAAAGTCTCTGGGTTCAAATGTGGTCTATCTCCAAGGAAATATTGCTGAGAAATCTGACCGTGAGGCCATTGTCCAAGGAATGAAAAATAATTTCGGTAAAATTGATGTGCTGGTCAACAATGCCGGAGTAGCCCCCAGAAACAGATGTGATGTCTTAGAGGTAACCGAAGAGGATTACGATCATTTAATGAACATCAATGAGAAAGGCACTTTTTTCTTGACACAGGAAATTGCCAAATGGATGTTGGAACTGAAAGACTCTCATCCAGATTGGGAAGGTTTCATCATCAATATCACCTCGGTCTCAGCAGCATTGGCATCCCCTACAAGGGCAGCATATTGCATGTCCAAAGCTAGTTTATCCATGTTTTCCAAAACCATGGCAGTTCGAATGGCCCCCCATGGAATTTCAGTTTATGAAATCCGACCAGGATTCGTGGATACAGACATGATTGAAAAAGTCCGTGCCACTTATTTGGAGTTGGTTAAGACCGGTGCGACCCTTGAACCTAGAATTGGCAAACCAGAAGATATTGGGAAGGTGGTAGCATCTTTGGTGAAGGGAGGATTCCCCTATTCAACAGGGCAAATCATCAATGTTGATGGAGGCTTAACAATCGAAAGAATGTAA
- a CDS encoding oxidoreductase: MSEGKYKPEYPRVAQLKTAEIFRDYLKKENIDLDFVEELSQGNNSPFTRPYQTKAGNSIGNSFCILPMEGWDGTTDGKPSELTKRRWKNFAISGAKLLWGCEAVAVRHEGRANPNQLLLNDQNLSEFEGLYRMVEKEHQEAFGNTNDLLTGLQLTHSGRFCKPNSKTKMEPKILYPHPILNKKFGLPDDYPVMTDEDISSLIDDYISASVRAQKAGFKFVDIKHCHGYLGHEFLSAYDREGIYGKSIENRTRFLREIVAGIRSEAPGLEIGVRMSIFDWAPFQVGPDGKGIPSSQGNYAYAFGGDSSGIHEDLSETFEFLDELKNLGIELVCTTAGSPYYNPHIQRPAIFPPSDGYNPPEDPLHGVARQIKATAAIKEAYPEFYVIGSAYSYLQEWLPNVGEFVLNAKMADSIGLGRMVLSYPDLPADILAGNDMKRPKICRTFSDCTTAPRNGIISGCYPLDPFYKKMEEHDQLKAAKNK, translated from the coding sequence ATGAGTGAAGGAAAATACAAACCAGAATATCCGAGAGTTGCTCAACTGAAAACAGCTGAGATTTTCCGGGATTATCTAAAAAAAGAAAATATAGACCTCGATTTTGTAGAGGAGTTAAGTCAGGGAAATAATTCACCTTTTACCAGGCCCTACCAAACAAAGGCAGGGAATTCCATAGGCAATTCATTCTGTATCCTGCCCATGGAAGGTTGGGATGGTACAACTGATGGAAAACCCTCTGAATTGACCAAGAGAAGATGGAAAAACTTTGCGATCAGTGGGGCTAAATTACTTTGGGGATGTGAAGCAGTAGCTGTAAGACATGAAGGACGGGCCAACCCTAACCAACTACTTTTGAATGATCAAAATCTAAGTGAGTTTGAAGGGCTGTACCGCATGGTTGAAAAAGAGCATCAGGAAGCATTTGGAAACACCAACGATTTATTGACTGGACTTCAATTGACTCATAGTGGAAGGTTTTGCAAGCCTAACAGCAAAACCAAGATGGAACCAAAAATACTCTATCCCCACCCTATTTTAAATAAGAAATTTGGGTTGCCGGATGATTATCCAGTTATGACAGATGAGGATATTTCCTCCTTGATTGACGATTATATCAGTGCCTCCGTTAGGGCGCAAAAAGCTGGATTTAAGTTCGTGGATATCAAGCATTGCCATGGGTATTTAGGACATGAGTTTTTAAGTGCTTATGACCGTGAAGGGATTTATGGGAAATCTATCGAAAACAGGACCCGGTTTTTAAGAGAAATCGTTGCAGGAATTCGTTCGGAGGCTCCCGGACTTGAAATCGGAGTCAGAATGAGCATTTTTGACTGGGCTCCTTTTCAAGTAGGACCCGACGGAAAAGGAATTCCTTCCAGCCAAGGAAATTATGCATATGCCTTTGGTGGTGATTCCTCAGGAATTCATGAAGATTTAAGTGAGACATTTGAGTTTCTGGATGAATTAAAAAATTTGGGAATAGAATTAGTATGTACTACAGCAGGAAGCCCCTATTACAACCCCCATATTCAAAGACCTGCGATTTTCCCTCCATCCGATGGGTACAATCCTCCCGAGGATCCGTTACATGGAGTAGCAAGGCAAATTAAAGCAACAGCTGCAATCAAAGAGGCTTACCCTGAATTTTATGTCATTGGATCCGCCTATTCCTACCTTCAGGAATGGTTACCAAATGTGGGAGAGTTTGTTTTAAATGCTAAAATGGCTGATTCCATTGGATTAGGGAGGATGGTATTAAGCTATCCCGATTTACCAGCAGATATTTTGGCGGGAAATGACATGAAACGGCCTAAGATCTGTAGAACCTTCTCAGATTGTACCACAGCTCCTAGAAATGGGATCATTTCAGGCTGCTACCCATTAGATCCGTTTTATAAAAAGATGGAAGAACACGATCAACTTAAAGCTGCAAAAAACAAATGA